The Alnus glutinosa chromosome 1, dhAlnGlut1.1, whole genome shotgun sequence region aaaaatatatatatattttgcacaAGAAATGTAGTGAAAGCAAACAAATTCTTACTTTTTAAGTTAAAATTAGCTTCAAAATACAATACAACTAATTAAGGCAACTATGGGGTTTCCCATGCTTCGTttgctttaaaatattttttgagttttcagTACTTGTCAAAAACAAAGCGTTTTAAGGCAAAGTCATTTGATTGTTTATTTCATGACGGATAAAGTTGTTAGAAGAGGTTGTTTAAAacctataaaaaattaatatttagttaaaataaaaaaatatttaaagaatttGGCGTAAGAAGTTTTTTAAAAGTAGTTGTTAATAAAATagcaaaagtatattttttagctaaaattttattaaagttTGGAAAACTTCTTGAAAAGCTCTAATTAAGGAGTGGGTTAGTGTAtagtttttcaaacaaataaaattgcCGTGGAAAGTGTCAATTAATTAAGCTGATCATATGAAGCAATAATGTTGAAGAAAATCGTTATAATATTTTTGATTACTCAGAGACTCTGAGATCAATGGCTTTCAAAATCACAAGGTACGTACGTAAATTCTAACGAGCCACAAGCATTCtaattcattaacaaaatataaccCAACGAATTCATCGCTAACAACAAGAAGCAGCCTAATTAAGTCAAATGTTTTCATCagcaaacactacaaaaatttatacaattcgacgcgtgtctacagtaccgggtactgtagacacgtgtctTATGAAAAACGTGTCTAATTGAACAATTTtcacaattggacacgtgtatttaatactcgtgtccaattggacgcgtgtatttaatacgtctgtccaattggacacgtgtattaatacacgtgtcaaactgttattttttcccaaatatatattaaaaaaaaaaaaaaaaattgtgttgtgtttattttttgaaaaaaaattaaaaaactccttatcttattaaccatATAAATCTGTGAAAATACGGTATACATagcttatacacataaaattatgtttgaaagctatatgctatatgtaaattctatacttggagtttatgctttttaggttccttatttatatatatatatatgatatactaataagtacgtaaaccctgacctaatttacatattgtactatacgcataattaaacaaatttggtgctatatatataattaaaccaaatagttcaaattaatgtttaattttgtacaccatctacgtttagacacaataaaaaatatttaaaacataacaaagttaaaaaacttataattaatactacatatatagatatgcatgcatgtaaacggtttagaaactatatacagtaatcttgctatttatggctatatatagtaaatacaaTTATTTTAAGGGTTtcgcgctacataatgaattaaatacttatggtttagtcccttatatagtacatacatttagggtttatggctatatatagtacatacacttagggttagggttaggattagagtttatagctatatatagtatatacacttaggtttagggtttatacctatatatagtatatatactttggattatggtttatcgatatatataatatatacacttaggattaaggtttataactatatataatatttacacatagggtttatagctatatatatatatatatatatatcataatcttaaatttgtatcatatatgtaaatactatacttagggtttacatattgtactatatacatTTACATACATGTATGTACTGTAAATAGTATTCTTATTTATACATTgtactaaatgcataattaaactTTCACAACACTTCTAATAACATCCTTCTTTAATCTCTTCCACAAAGGATTTAAGATTCTCATACGAAGAGCCACCTTCCTTGGTGGCCTCCCTAGCCAAATCCCTCCATTTCTTAGCATTTCTTCTCATTTCTCCCCCTTCCTCTCCACCTCCAATAACCAATTCCAAGCACCTCTTGATCTCATCACTTTCAACAATCCCATCCTCATTTGCAGTCACCCGCACTCCTGTCTTCCACACATCCTGGATTAGCTTTGCGTTTGTCCCTTGATCCGACCATTGGGGATACGTTACCACGGGAACCCCAGAAACCAAACTCTCCAAAGTTGAATTCCATCCACAATGTGTCAAAAAGCATCCCAATGAAGGGTGTGACAAAACCTCCACCTGGGAGCACCATGTCACTATCATTCCCCTTTCTTTCAATTCCTCTCTacaactcagtttctcttcttccttctcttcttcttcgttttccTTGGCTTTTATGACCCACAAGAAGGGGCGGCCACAATCCAACAATCCGCGTGCAATTTCCTCCATTTGTTGCTTGGCTAACATGAAGAAGCTCCCAAACGACACGTAAATAACAGATGATTTGGGCTTAGAGTTGAGCCATTCGATGTAGTGATCCTTGGAGCTTTGGAAAAGATCTCCTCCAAAACAAGTATCGGATGGATCTTTTCCATCCAGAAAAGCAGATGGAATTAGTGGCCCAATCCCAATCAAATTGTACTTTTCGATCGCTCTTAAGGCATCGGGCTCCAGCGCATCAAAGGTATTCACCAGTATTCTCGGCTTGCTTTCTTTTTCAAGAGCTTCAAGTTGCTCTTGAAATGTTGGGAGCATGAAAGTATACGTATTTGAAGCAAGCAAAAAGGAGGGCAGGTCACGGCTAGCGAACAATGGCAGTCCCGGTAATTCTACTGAACATGAGGGGTCATTGTTGCCTTTCCTGACGACATCTCCATAACCATTGAAGTAGTAGTAGTATATGTCCAAGACCGTGGCAGGTTGAATCCAAAGAAGCGCTGACGGGAGGTGAAATTCACTTGCCACGTCCGCAGCCCAAGGGAGGAGGATCGTGTAGACTAGGCCTGTAAATGGGAGACTCTCGTTTGCGCTGGACACGACAAGTTCAGTGAGAGCTTGGGAGCCACAACGCTTGAGCTCGGACATGTGGTGGCCGATACCGTCACTGGGTTTAAACCCATTGTCGTAACCGTCGGAGAAGGTGGCAAAGGACAAGCCGACGAGAGAGGGGATTTTGCTCATACGACGGCGGGCGGCGACAGTGGTGACGAAGGTGACATGCGCTCCAAAGCGAATGAGTCGCTTGGCGAATTGGAGGCCAGGATTGATATGGCCTTGGGCAGGAAATGTTACGAGGAGGAAGTGGGGGCGGGCCATGATGGTGTGGCTGTGACTGTTCTGTGAAAATGGGCCTGGTTTGCTCAAATTACGAGACATGCAAGCTGAGGACGCAGAAGGGTTCGTATATAAAGGATGAGGGGATAGGTGTTATGACGTTTGCGGTGACGATTTGGATTTTGGAGAACGGCCTGAGATTTGGAAAGTATCTTCTTTCAGACAGAAAAACAAGGTTTCAACATTAACAACATTAAATATGCGCTCGTGACCAACATTGTTACGCATTTTGGGCTTTTATGTTCTTTGGTGCCAGCAAGAGTTTATGACAGTCGTAATCAATATCTACTCTCGTGCAATATAATTCTCTTTAGTTAATTAGGCTCtggcaaaaaggaaaaaaaaaaaaaaaaaaaaaaaaaaaaaaaaaaaaaaaaaagatatttactTCCCAAGTTATCTGGACAAATAAATGAATGATGCCTTTCCTTCCACAGAGGTTAGTGTTCTTTGACTGTTCAAGGGTAATATTCTcttaaattatgtttgaatttgatacaattcgaACAGATGATTATGAGAGATTCCTTATGAAATTcatttgatcaaataaaaattggattgtCCTATCATTTATCATGTCAAATAGGTCTTATatgtggtctctcacaatcacctactcTAATTATCTCAAATTCAAGCAAATAATCTAAAAGGAATCTCAAGTCCTTTTTGAGTGTATATATAGGTTGGGCAGCCAATTATTACACGACAGTACTCCAGTTTCTTGGCTTGAAGATGTAATACAATTAAATGAAAATCTGGTAAATTAATCTATCCATAAAAGAAAATCTAGTAAATTAATCTatctataaaaagaaaatgtagtaAATTAGTGCGACTTTTTGTTTCTCATGTCGCCTGATTTTTATACACATACATGACATGCATGCTTGTTTTTGCTTGCTGCGTGCTGCGTGCTGCGTGCTGCGTGCTCAAACAACAGCCTCATGCGGGTCAATACCCTTTATCTTAAAAGGGGATgcttaatttaaataaataaaaataaaataaaaagatgctTGAGCAAATAATTTACCTAACTGATCGAGATGCTGAAAAGACCATCCTGACCTTGTcgaattgaaaaatatatatatattttgcacaAGAAATGAAGTGAAAGCAAACAACTTCTTACTTTTGGAGTTAAAATTAGTTTCAAAATACGGGAAATGATTGTTGGGGACGAAAAACCGTCCCCCAACAAGccctttttgttaaaaaaattgaattttaataaaaaagtgtccTTTGATGTGATATCAAAGgacactttttttattaaatttcattttttttaatcaaaagagCTTGCAAGGAGATAGTTTCCCGTCCCCTGCATATCAGCTCTCTCAAAATACACTACAAGGCAACGATGGGGTTTCCCATGCTTAGTTAGGTTCAATCTACAAGGTAGCTTGGGAGGTGTGGCCCTGCGGTAAAAATGCAGCGGATAATAATTATCCGCACTTGTTATTCGTACCTAATTACCATTATCCGTATATGCCGATTAGGTCAGCAAAAATCCTTATCCTCATATGCGAATATGGATAGTGATTTTAAggtatgcggatgcggttaataaTAGTAACcacattccctttatatataatatatatttaattaaattcactaaaatgacatcgttttgaATTTAGGAAGTATAGGAgatttatgttatgttatgtttttttcactatcattcCAAAGCCATATCTcattacatttattattattatttttttcttttcttttatttgggtAATCCAAATCCCCCATTACTCTAGGAGCTAATGTCCATTTTATGGCTGATAATCGTAAATTTTATATCaagtgaaatattaatttatttaaacttacatatagtaataaccgtattatttaattttgcttATAGAATTAGATAGCAATCTAAAATGCTTATTACCTCGTATACGGATAGCGGATATTAACCGCATCTAACAACTGTAATAACCGCACAAGaatgaataataattacataacgCGAATACAAAtactcaaaaataataatcacaTTATATAAATACGAATATTACTAATAACAACGTTCACGTTAGCATGTTCACCCCTGAACGTGGTCCCCAAGCCACCATGTTCTTCTCAATTTGAGAGTATTATGTTTGTGGACGAGAAAAAAACAGCGGTTCAACGCAACCAGACTTGTGGTTGTGCAGAGAAAGACAAAGACAAATCAGGCTTGATTGGCTTCTTTTTAGGCTTTTAGGGATAGGCATGAGTCATGACAGATTGACAGTTTAtagtttattagttttattagttttatgTGACTCCTTGTACGTCATTCATCACGCAAAACGTCTCTGGGATTTTCATGTTCATGTCACTCCGAGAAGCTTCTTTCAATCATGTGCTTAATTGGCAGGACAAATGGGCAGTGATCTCATCCTCGTATTCGGTACACACAGTTTTCttcttaatataatatataaactttGAATTACTATTATTGTGAAAAGAAGTGTGTTTGTATACTTTTATTACTTCTAACATCCTCCCAAAATATAGAACCACAGaagctctctctccctctcgaaCCTTCCCACACAAAACCCCCCTTCGAAGTCAGTGTTGCCAAACCTCTCTCCCCCCGACATGGTTTTGTTCCCTTGGTCTTCTTGGACTAAGGGGTTTTCCTTGGTCCTCCTTGAGTTTTCTCGATGGAGTTTAGCGTTTTTCAATCTTTAAGATTTTGGAGTTTTGTTCCTCCCAAACTAGTTTCGGGGGTGGTTTTCGGTCCCCCCGGTCTCTGATCCGGTGGTAATTTTTTGGTCCTCCTAGTCCGAAGGGCTAGGGaggttttgtgttttgttttttcattttttattaatttgttgaCAGGAAAACTTTTCAGAGAAGCTCTAAGGGGGAAGAAATTGCCGCTCGTGTCGTCGGCGGTTGGGATTTGGGAAGCTTCAGCTTGTCTCCTTTCTTTGAGTCTAGATCTACAAAGTTCAGCCATCCTCAATTCGACACGCGCCCTCTAGCCTAGCTCGCTGTCGCCTTCTGGCCCAGCCGCCGCATTGTATCGACCCAAATGACCGCCGGAGCTTGGCGCGTTTTTCTCACGCGCCAAGGGGTGTTCATACTTTGATCTCGCGTGAGAGTTACGCTCCATCCCTTTTGCCGTATATGGTGGTTTCCAGTGCTCTGGGGTGTCTTGAGAGTTTGGAGGGGGGTGTACGACGGTGGCGCGTGTGCTACATGCACCGTCACCAATGACAGCTTTTCCGACGGATGTttctgtttggatttttttttttttttttgcggatTGTATTTAACAGTTTGCTCGGTGTCAGATTAACCTGGTCATTGCTTTGTGCACAGATTGTATGACCGTCTCCATAGTGCAAGTAGTAGTTTCTATGTTAGCGCAGAGGCACCTTTCTGTTGGCTAGGCTTATTTGTAGCAAACGTTTGGTACGATCTGAGTTTTTAAGGTAACTGTAACGGGGTACCTATAATGTGAGTCCTTGTCTTAGCCTGAGCATAGTCTCAGTTTGTTTGTAACTTTGTTACCTTCGGGGTTTGATTAATGAGATTTCTCcattttcccttcaaaaaaaaaaaaaaaaaagtgtgtttgTATGTACACATAAGTgtatttgtttaattgtttatatataaatttggcataataaatttatatatatatatatatatatatatatatattataacacatacatatataaacttgaaattaaattatttaaaatttaagttaatttatttatttaacttacatgataaaatcttaataatagtgaatatatatttatggaaaaataacatttgtgatatttactttatgtaACCAACTTGTGTTCTATATAGGATATGAATATTGGAGGTGTTCGGTAACCAACACTCcattctcttctttattttcacttttataaaaaacaatcaattttaattttttttttttttttactttttttactttttatattatatcaataattttttataattaataaaaaaaaaatactcaacaATTTTTACCAAACACATCCATTATGACAACTGACAATTCAAAGCTACACGTGAGATAGTTACGAGCCCGAGCAATTATTATGTTCAAACAAATGTGCCTCCTATCATATCCAAAACATTCCCATTCTCATTTGCAGTCACCCGCACTCCTGTCTTCCATACGTCCTGGATTAGCTTTGCGTTTGTCCCTTGATCCGTCCACTGGGGGAACGCCACCACTGGCACCCCAGAAACTAAACTCTCCAAAGTTGAATTTCACCCACAATGTGTCACAAAGCATCCCAATAAGGGGTGTGACAAAACCTCCACCTGAGAGCACCATGGCACTGTCATTCCATTTTCTTCTAATTCCTCtctatatttactttttttactttttatattatatcaataattttttataattaatcaaaaaataaaaatactcaacAATTTTTACCAAACACATGCATCCATTATGACAACCGACAATTCAAAGCTACACGTGAGATAGTTACAAGCCCGATCAATTATTATGTTCAAACAAATGTGCCTCCTATCATATCCAAAACATTCCCATTCTCATTTGCAGTCACCCGCACTCCCATCTTCCATACGTCCTGGATCAGCTTTGCGTTTGTCCCTTGATCCGTCCATTGGGGGAACGCCACCACTAGCACCCCAGAAACCAAACTCTCCAAAGTTGAATTCCACCCACAATGTGTCACAAAGCATCCCAATAAGGGGTGTGACAAAACCTCCACCTGAGAGCACCATGGCACTATCATTCCATTTTCTTCTAATTCCTCTCTACATTTCAATTTATcctcttccttctcttcttctccattttccTTAGCTCTTATGACCCACAAGGAGGGGCGCCCACAATCCAACAATCCACATGCAATCTCTTCCATCTGTTGCTTGGCTAACACCAACAAGCTCCCGAACGACACGTAAATAACGGATGATTTGGGCTTAGAGTTGAGCCATTCGATGTAGTGATCCTTGGAGCTTTGGAAAATATCTCCTCCAAAACAAGTATCGGATGGAATAATTAGAATAGGTAAAAAATAAGTCACACAAGTAATCCAATTCTCTCAAAAGGCCACACGAGACGATTACAGAAATAAAATAGACATAGATTAAGGCGAATCTATCTGAACCCACACTTGAAATTAGCCACATCCACTGCAAAGATGCTGAAGCCGAATATATATTGTTGTAGTCTAATATAAAGACAGCAAAAAAGAGAAGAACCAACACGATTTCGATTACAAAAGTCTTCACAGCAACCCACAAAATGCTATTAATATTGCTGATTTGCCCGCTTAAGGAGTGGTTAATTAgttcataattttttcaaacgAATAAAACTGCCGTGGAAGCAAATAATaggaagtcaatatttattgtTGAAGAACATCGTTATAAGATTTTTGATTACTTTAGAGAGTTAGAGCGTCTTTCAAAATCACAAGGTAAATTCTACCGGGCTACATGCATTTAATATAACCCCATGAATTCATCCCTATATAACAACAACACTTAAGCCTAATAAGGCAATTAAATGTTTTCATCATCAAACATACGCAACTCTTCTAACAATATTCTCTAATTTCATCCACAAAGGATTTAAGATTCTCATACGAAGAGCCACCTTCCTTGGTGGCCTCCCTAGCTAAATCCCTCCATTTCTTAGCATTCCTTCTCATTTCTTCCCCTTCCTCTCCACCTCCAATAACCAATTCCAAGCACCTCTTGATCTCATCACTTTCAACAATCCCATCCTCATTTGCAGTCACCCGCACTCCCGTCTTCCATACGTCCTGGATCAGCTTTGCGTTTGTCCCTTGATCCGTCCACTGGGGGAACGCCACTACCGGCACCCCAAAAACCAAACTCTCCAAAGTTGAATTCCACCCACAATGTGTCACAAAGCATCCCAATGAGGGGTGTGACAAAACCTCCAACTGAGAGCACCATGGCACTATCATTCCCTTTTCTTCTAATTCCTCTCTACAACTCAATTTATcatcttccttctcttcttctccattttgcTTAGCTCTTATGACCCACAAGAAGGGGCGGCCACAATCCAACAATCCGCGTGCAATCTCCTCCATTTGTTGCTTGGCTAACACCAACAAGCTCCCGAACGACACGTAAATAACGGATGATTTGGGCTTAGAGTTGAGCCATTCGATGTAGTGATCCTTGGAGCTTTGGAAAAGATCTCCTCCAAAACAAGTATCGGATGGATCTTTTCCATCCAGAAAAGCAGATGGAATTAGTGGCCCAATCCCAATCAAATTGTACTTTTCGATCGCTCTTAAGGCATCGGGCTCCAGCGCATCAAAGGTATTCACCAGTATTCTCGGCTTGCTTTCTTTTTCAAGAGCTTCAAGTTGCTCTTGAAATGTTGGGAGCATAAAAGTATACGTATTTGAAGCAAGCAAATAGGAGGGCAGGTCACGGCTAGCGAACAATGGCAGTCCCGTTAATTCTACTGAACATGAGGGGTCATTGCTGCTGTTCCTGATGACATCTCCATAACCATTGAAGTAGTAGTAGTATATGTCCAAAACCGTGGCAGGTTGAATCCAAAGAAGCGCTGACGGGAGGTGAAGTCCACTCGCCACGTCCGCAGCCCAAGGGAGGAGGATCGTGTAGACTAGGCCCGTAAATGGGCGACCCTCGTTTGCGGTGGACACGACAAGTTCAGTGAGAGCTTGGGAGCCACAACGCTTGATCTCGGACATGAAGTGGCCGACATCGTCACCGGGTTTAATCCCGTCGTCGTAGCCATCGGAGAAGGTGGTGAAGGACAAGTTGCCAGGAGCGGGGATTTTGCTCATGCGTCGGCGGGCGGCGACAGTGGTGACGAAGGTGACATGCGCTCCAAAGCGAATGAGGCGCTTGGCGAATTGGAGGCCAGGATTGATATGGCCTTGGATAGGAAATGTTACGAGGAGGAAGTGGGGGCGGGCCATGATGGTGTGGCTGTGAGTGCCTGTGAAAATGGGACTGGTTTGCACAAATCAGTGGACATGCAAAGTGAGGGCGCAGAAGGGTCGCATATAAAGGATGAGGGAATAGGGGTTATGACGTTTGTGGTGACGATTTGGAGAACGGCCTGAGATTTGGAAATTATCTTCTTTCCGACAAGAAAACAAGCTtttaatattaacaaattaaatatgCGCTCGTGATCAACTTTGTTACGCATTCTGGGCTTTTATTTTgttaaccattttttattttcaaaataaataacataaaatataaaatatttataaaataataaaactttataaaatataaaatattaaaatattaaaacttacTTTTATCTTGACGTAattctaaaactttttttttttttttataaaaaaaaaatgccacctAAAAAGGATTAACAATTGAATCCTAAATTATTCATATGAAAAGTACTATAGAATCCTATCGTTACTAAAATTTAATCCTTCCTATTAAATGACTTATTTTCAgttcatttaaaataattaaaaaaaaacgattttatttcaaaaactaaaGAGGGAGAAAAATCCAGCAAATTTCCCAGTTTAATTAATTTGCAATGCTTAAATCATAAGCTatagttgattatatatatatatatatatgaaatgctCCATTATTTTGAACAGATCGAATGTGGAATAGCTATTAGAATattattaaatcattaaatcaacaattttcattagtttaaatttttaaaataaatagtaatttaataagCGTAATTCTcgtaaattcaaattttgtggttgtttattaaaataaaccTTGAAAACATGCATAAAAGAAGAGGatttgaatattaataaaacGAATTTGGCTTAATTGctgtaaaaaaaactacagcataaGTAATATTAATTGCTGCACttatattgtaaattttttttttatggcacCTAAACCTAATCCAAATAATTCAAACCTTAACAATTGGTAATTGGAGTCGTTGGTAACGTCTCAAATTCATTGCATATGTTAAGAGAATTGTATTCAACCTGTCACCATTATAACCCAAGTTGTAAACTATCTTCTTTGGTGCCAGCAAGATTTTATGACAGTCgtgtaattaatataattctcTTTACTTAATTAGGGCCtggcaaaagaaaagaaaagaaaagaaaaaaatatatatttactttccaagttaaaataaatgaatgatGCCCTTCAATGCCTTTCACGGATGTTAGTGTTCTTCGACTGTTTAAGGGTAAgaatttctcaaattatatttgaatttgagataatttgaaTAAACGATTGTGAGAGGTCACTCATTAAATTTatctgactaaataaaaattaagttgttCAACTATTAATCCAGTCAAGTGGGtcttataagtggtctctcataaTTATCTGTCTgaattatttcaaattcaaacaaataatttaaaaagattttAATCCCTATTCAAATCCTTTTTAAGTATATATAGGATGGGCAGCCAATTATTATACGACACTCCATTTTCGTGGCTTGACGATGTAATACATgcaattaatgctccgtttatttcgacgtaaaatgatttccgtcgtaaaataatttcgacgaaatcattttcagataaaatgattttctcgaaaatatttttcggtgtttggttcgcacgaaaaaattacgaaatgcaaaaataagagtttggtaattgtcgccggaatccggcaacgtccggtcgcagttgccggattccggtgagaaagtttgaccggatccgaCCAAAATGGCGGGATTCAGGCTGGAATCtttcagatccggccggattaatggtcggatccgtccagatcctGGCGGATCTcagccgttttggccagatccggctggatcaatggccggatccgTCAAGATCCGGCAggatcccggccgttttggccagatccggccggatccgacctgcttggccggaatccggcaatattCCGGCCTGAATTTGGTCTGTCGGTGCCGGATTCCGATAACGGCAGAATTCCGACCGCCTGATTCTTGCACCGGCAAAATTCCGGTGGCCTGATTAAGGCACCAGCAGGTTTTCGGCGactggatgttgtcggactccggcgccgacTGGATCCCGATgaccgacaattgctaaattttaacgatcggatatcaaacatgcgtgtaaaGATGAAAagcttaatttcggaaaacgatttacggttttaaaaatcgtaaatcgttttccgaaaattaaagaagcttttacggttaaaccgaaaatgattttcgttgactgttATTTTCGCTCCAACTAAACACCTAAAAatgacgaaatcatttttcaaaaatcattttacgccgaaacaaacggagcataaatgaAAATGTAGTAAATTAATTAGTGCGACTTTTGTTTCTCATGTCGTCAGATTTTTATTCACATGACACGCATGCTTGTTTTGCTGCTTGCTGCGTGCTGCGTGCTGCGTACTCAAACAACAGCCTCATGCAGTCATGTGGGTCAATTCCCTTTATCTTAAAAGGGgatgattaatttaaataaataaaaataaaataaaataaaaagatgctTGAGCAAATAATTTACCTAACTGATCGAGATGCTGAAAAGACCATCCTGACCTTGTcgaattgaaaaatatatatattttgcacaAGAAATGTAGTGAAAGCAGACAACTTCTTACTTTTGAAGTTAAAATTAGCTTTAAAATACACTACAAGGCAACGATGGGTTTCCCATGCTTTGTTAGGTTCAATCTACAATTTAGCTTGGGAGGCGTGGCCCTACGGATACAAATGCAGCTGATAATAATTACTCGCATTTGCTATTCGCACCTAATTACCATTATCCATATATGCCGATGAGATCTGGAAAAATCTTTATCTGtatatgcggatgtggatagaGATTTTAGGGTATGCGGATGCGTTTAAT contains the following coding sequences:
- the LOC133858498 gene encoding phloretin 4'-O-glucosyltransferase-like — protein: MARPHFLLVTFPAQGHINPGLQFAKRLIRFGAHVTFVTTVAARRRMSKIPSLVGLSFATFSDGYDNGFKPSDGIGHHMSELKRCGSQALTELVVSSANESLPFTGLVYTILLPWAADVASEFHLPSALLWIQPATVLDIYYYYFNGYGDVVRKGNNDPSCSVELPGLPLFASRDLPSFLLASNTYTFMLPTFQEQLEALEKESKPRILVNTFDALEPDALRAIEKYNLIGIGPLIPSAFLDGKDPSDTCFGGDLFQSSKDHYIEWLNSKPKSSVIYVSFGSFFMLAKQQMEEIARGLLDCGRPFLWVIKAKENEEEEKEEEKLSCREELKERGMIVTWCSQVEVLSHPSLGCFLTHCGWNSTLESLVSGVPVVTYPQWSDQGTNAKLIQDVWKTGVRVTANEDGIVESDEIKRCLELVIGGGEEGGEMRRNAKKWRDLAREATKEGGSSYENLKSFVEEIKEGCY
- the LOC133871565 gene encoding phloretin 4'-O-glucosyltransferase-like; the encoded protein is MARPHFLLVTFPIQGHINPGLQFAKRLIRFGAHVTFVTTVAARRRMSKIPAPGNLSFTTFSDGYDDGIKPGDDVGHFMSEIKRCGSQALTELVVSTANEGRPFTGLVYTILLPWAADVASGLHLPSALLWIQPATVLDIYYYYFNGYGDVIRNSSNDPSCSVELTGLPLFASRDLPSYLLASNTYTFMLPTFQEQLEALEKESKPRILVNTFDALEPDALRAIEKYNLIGIGPLIPSAFLDGKDPSDTCFGGDLFQSSKDHYIEWLNSKPKSSVIYVSFGSLLVLAKQQMEEIARGLLDCGRPFLWVIRAKQNGEEEKEDDKLSCREELEEKGMIVPWCSQLEVLSHPSLGCFVTHCGWNSTLESLVFGVPVVAFPQWTDQGTNAKLIQDVWKTGVRVTANEDGIVESDEIKRCLELVIGGGEEGEEMRRNAKKWRDLAREATKEGGSSYENLKSFVDEIREYC
- the LOC133871571 gene encoding crocetin glucosyltransferase, chloroplastic-like, coding for MEEIACGLLDCGRPSLWVIRAKENGEEEKEEDKLKCREELEENGMIVPWCSQVEVLSHPLLGCFVTHCGWNSTLESLVSGVLVVAFPQWTDQGTNAKLIQDVWKMGVRVTANENGNVLDMIGGTFV